A stretch of DNA from Maridesulfovibrio sp.:
GCGGTAGTTGTAGCCGATTTCGTTGTGCTCATAGTGCGGCAGCGGTTCCTTGGCCTGCTGCGAAAGCCAGCGTGCCTTGGCGATCAGTTTTTCGTCATCGGAAGCCAGCAGTCCTCCGCCCGAGGTGGTGATGATCTTGTTGCCGTTGAAAGAGTAGGCCGCCATAAGCGCGCCTTTTCCGGCGTGGCGTCCCTTGTACTGTGCACCTACGGATTCGGCGGCATCAACGATCATGGGAATTCCGTGGGGTTCAAGAATTTCGAGAATACGGTCATAGTCGGCACACTGGCCGTAAAGGTCGGTTGGAATTACCGCTTTGGGCTTACGTCCTTTGGCAACATATTCTTCCACCGCCTCTGCCAGAAGTTCCGGGTCCATATTCCAGGATGTGCGGTCGGAATCAATGAAGACCGGCTCGGCTCCGAGAAATGTGACCGGGCTTACGCTGCCGATAAAGGTGAGCGAAGAGGCAATGACGACATCTCCCAGACCGACTCCGAGCAGGCGCAGGGCCAGATGAAGCGCTGCTGTTCCGCTTGAAAGGGCGGCACAATGGGCAAAACCGCTCATCTGCGCGAATTCCTGTTCAAATCCGTTGACCATGGGGCCCAGAGGGGCGATGAAATTGCTTTCAAAAGCCTGCCGTACATATTCCTGTTCTGATCCGCCCATGTGCGGGGGGGAAAGAAAGATGCGTTTGCTGGTATTCATTGGAAATGGCCTTTACTTATTTAGGATATAACTTCTGTCCACCGTTCTGATAGCAGCGTCGATAATACTTCTTTCATTTGGCAAAAATTGATCTTCCAGGCTTCTGCATGCCGGAATCGGAGCCAATTTTGACCCGACTCTTTGTACTGGGGCCTCCATTTGAATGTCGGTCAACATACTGGCAACTTCGCTTCCCCAACCCCACTGGGCGTGGCCTTCTTCTACTATTACCGCTCTTTTTGTTTTTGTTGCAGAATCTAGTATCGGTGCTTCATAGAGGGGCGAAAGTTGGTGCGGGATAATTATTTCGGCACGCAGACCTTCTTCTTCAAGCAATTGTTTTGCGGCGCTAAGCGTAATTTCGACCATTCCTCCGTAAGTGATTATTGTTAAATCAGGTATGCCGGAAGTAAGAGTTAAAGTGGGAATTCCGGATTTGCTATATGCTATGTTTGTTGCGTATTCTTCCAAGCGTACTTTTACTGGTTTGGCATATAATACCTTGTTTTCTATGAAGATAGTTGGGGAGTTGCTTTTTATGCATTTTTCAAGCAAGTCTCCAGGGTTGAATAAGCTGGAAACAGCGACAACAATAACTCCTGGGATTCCAAAAAATAGTTTCTCAAGCGACTGGCTGTGTGTCGGCCCGTAACCCCGCCTTCCTCCCATTGGAGTACGTATGATTAGCGGCAGTGGAATTTCTTTTCCGTACATCATTCTTATTTTTGAAACGTGGTTGACTATCTGATCAGTTATAAGGGTGAGGAAATCCCCGAACATGATTTCAATTATAGGCACGAATCCTTGTAGAGAAAGTCCGGTTCCGATTCCAATAATGGCTTGTTCGCTTATAGGAGTGTCTATCACTCTCTCTTCGAATTTGCTGGACAAACCTTTTGTTACCTTGAATGCGCCTCCGTAAGGGTCCAGAATGTCTTCACCTATCAAAATGATTTTGTCGTTCTCTTCCATTGAAGATTGCAGGGCATGGTTTATGGCTTCATAGACTCTCATTTTACACTCCGTCCTGAGGAATAACCGGGGAGGGCTTGGTCATTGTTTTTTCAATGGCAGACTCGATTATATCAGCAACAATGTTTTCAGCTTCTATTGTCTTTTTTTCGTCCAGTCTTGTGCGGTAAAGATCCAATGGATCGAACTTGAGTGTCTCGTATATTTCATCTTGGGATCTTGTGTCATCTCCCTTGCTGTGAGCACATAGTCTATGGGTATGTATTACTGCCCATGTAGGGACAGAGTTTTTACGCGTAGTTTCGATGAGTTTCTGGCCCCATTCTTTAATTTCACCAACATCGTGGCTGTCAATTTCGCTTGCATTCAACGAAAACGCCTTACCTCTTTCTATCATTGAGCCGGCCACTCCTCTCTGTGTAGGAGTGCTTTGTGCGTATCGGTTGTTTTCAACTAAATAAAGTATGGGAAGTCCTTTCAGCGCAGCAATGTTCATTGATTCATACAACACTCCTTCACCTAGAGTGCCGTCCCCAATGCAGCATACAACAACACCATCCTGTTGTTTTAGCTTAATGCCGTATGCCAGTCCGCATGCAATGGGAGTGAATCCTCCTTGGATTCCACTTGAAAAAAAATTCTTCCCTTTAATATGTTGGCTTCCTCCAAAGCCTTTACTTGCTCCGCAGACTCTGCCCATGACTTCTCCGAATAATTCTTCTAATGTTCCCCCGAATGCAAGGAAATGTCCATGGCATCTATGGTTACTGATAACGAAATCATGTTCATTGCTTAAAGGCTGAAGAATGCCTACAGCATTCGCCTCTTGCCCGATGTATAGATGAGTTGTCCCGTCAACCAGTCCTTCAGAAAATAGGTGTTTTATCTTTTCTTCAGCCCTTCTGATCAGCAGCATCCATAAAAAATCATATAGTGCATTATCTTGTTTATATCCTTCGAAGTATTTTGGTTTCATATTTTAACCTCAACGGTTTGCGAGATGGTAATTAATAGTATGAGTATTTCTGCAAATCAATTTTAATTTCTTCTGCCAGTTCTCTGTTACTTTCTGCATGGATTAGCATTATTTTGTTTCTGATTTCTGGTGAAATAAATTGTTGTTCATTGCATGGAATGTGACTAAGCATGCGTGAAAGGTATTTCATCCTTAGATAATTGTTAGAGATATCTCTTAACTTCGTTATTAGATCGTTTTTGCCTTCGCGTTTACTCGGAAGAATTTTTGCAAAAGGATTTTGAATTAGAATTGGGAATCCATTCCTGCCGTTGTTGACAAACCTGTTAAGAAATCTCACTGCGCGCAGAGCTGCATAAGAATGTCTTGGGTTTTTAACACCATTTGGAATAAAATTTCCTGTTCCTAGAAAGTCGGCCATTCGTGTAAAAAAAATGGTATTTTCCTGTTTTAACATTTCAAAAGGCAGAGCTAGGACGTTCTCTTCCCCAAAAGTATCAGTCAGATGTCTATAATATAATAACCAATTAAGATTGTAGACATCAAAATTTATCGACCCCCTTCCAAAATAACTGCCGAAGGAGTCGTTATAGTATCTTAAAAAGTACTTTACGGAGATAAAATCTCCAGTTTTAATACACTCCCTATAATAGCTCTCTAAGAAGCTGTCTTGTCTCCTGAATGTGAATATGATTTTAGGTTTTGAAAATATTTTTTTAAGGACAATGCAATTGTCCGCTAAGCCTGAAAAATTATTTCCCCCATCAAAATTTTCGTCACTGATCAAAATTTTTTTGTGCGGGTATGATGCTGTTTTAATCTGCTCACGAGTATTGCGGACGTATTCATCCGTTAGACTCATAACTCCTCGTGATTTTAAAGGGTGTATCACGTTGTAGTATTCAGGAGATGCCTTTGTGCCAATCCCAAAATAAAAAAAATCTTTCAGGTATGGGAAATAACATTCCTGCAAAAATGTAGTACCTGTTTTGGGTAATCCTATGTGAATATAAACGTCATTGGTTAACATTTACCGTATATCCTTTGATATATTGGAGTTATTTAATATTATTGAGCTATCAGGTATATTAACTCCAATATATATGGTCGAATTCATGCCAATAATACAACGGTCTCCAACAGCAACTCTACCAGCTAAAACAGCGCCAGGGGCAATATGTGTCAGCTGCCCGATTGAGCTGTCATGCGAAATGATTGCTCCTGTATTGATAATTGAACCCGCTTTAATTGTGACGTTTGCTCCAACAGTTGCGTTAGCAAATATTTGTACTCCAGGCTCCAGGACGGCACTTGGGTCGACTTCGGCTGTCGGGTGAACAAACACTGGTAACGGAATTTTCAGTGAGAGGCATTGCGCATATACTTTACTGCGCAACATTGCATCGGGGGCAAGGACACCGGCTGCCAATGCGGCAAAAGAGCCTTGGCTACGGGCTATCTGGGCGAGATTTTCGTCTGTTCCCAACCATTCGAGTCCGTTGGTATTTTTCTTGTCCAGAGCGGGGCCGACATACCCAAGGACCCTGAAAGAAAAAGACTTGTCTATCATCCTGCTCAGTTTCCCGGCGTGGTCTCCCCCTCCGATTATTATGACCGGCAGCCTTCCGTCATTTACGTTTTCTTTGTGCCGCATCTGCCTGGAAGCGAGAGTTGTGATTTTTTCGAGTCGTTTTTTGGCTGTGATTTTTTCTTTTCGTTGGGGAGGAGCTTCTTGTTTTAGCGACTGCTGGGCTGCTTGTACCGTACTGTTCCTATCCGAAGAGATGGTCATGGCAAGAAAACCGATTTCGTAATATTCGCCAGTTTCAATATTAATCTGATTTATGAACCCGGCTTGCTGGCAGTCAATTTCAACCGAGGATTTTACCGATTCTATTGCAAACAGCAGGTCTCCTTCAGAAACCTGATCTCCTACTGAGACAAATATGTCGGAAACAAGAAGTTCGTCTTCATTTGCGTTTAGACGAGGTATTTTTATTTCAAGGGTCATTAGTTACCTTTTTGGGTGAAAATTTTACCTAAATACACTTACCATTTAGAGAATAGTTTTTTTGCCGGGTAAGCGACAGCTATCGTATCGGAAGGGATTGGTTTAATGGCTGTGCTTCCAGCCCCGAGAATCGAATTTGTTCCTATTGAGATCCCCGGCAATACGGTTGCGCCTATTCCAATCAACGTTTCTTCCCCTACGGTAACATTGCCACCCAGGCTTACTCCTGGAGCTATATGTACATGAGGGCCAATCTGGCAGTGATGTTCAACTATTGAATTTGTATTTATTATTGTGTCTTTGTGTATCTTTGCCTTCGTGTTGATAACTGTCCCCGCAAGAATCATGCAACCTTTTTCTATGGAGGCACTTGGCGAAATTATGGCAGATGGATGAATTACAGTAAAGAAATGCGTCTGTGCCGCAAGTCTTTCAAAAATAAGTTTTCTACGGTTATTGTCACCGATAGCAATTATGACTCCGTCATGTTTTATCTTGTCCAGTTCTAAAATCCCGCCCTGTACGGGAATTCCCAGTAACTCTGTGCCGTGAAGACTTGTGTCGTCATCGAGAAAGCATAATGGTTGCACTCCATGCATGAGTGTTATGATCTCGGCCACCACCTGCCCATGCCCGCCGGCGCCAATGATTATGATTTTTTCCATATGTTGTCCACCTTTCCGCCCATGAATTCCTGTGCTGTGGCCTGTCCGGGCTGGCTGATGCCGTCGCGTTTGAACACTTTTGCCACGGTCATGAAGATTATTTTTATGTCCAGCAGCAGGGTGTGGTTGTCCACGTACCAGACATCCATTTTGAATTTTTCTTCCCACGAAACCGCGTTGCGCCCGTTGACCTGCGCCCATCCGGTAATTCCGGGCAGCACGTCGTGCCTGCGGCTCTGTTCCGGGGTGTAGCGGTCAAGATACTGCATGAGCAGCGGTCGCGGACCAACCAGAGACATATCCCCGAAAATCACGTTGATCAACTCCGGCAGTTCATCCAGAGACGTGGAGCGCAGGATGCGGCCGAACCTGCTCAGACGTTCGGAGTCCGGCAGCAGCTTCCCGGAAGCATCACGTTCATCGGACATGGTTTTGAACTTGATTATATTGAAGGGCTTTCCATAAAGTCCGGGGCGTCTCTGAATAAAGAAAATACCACCGCCCATTTTTTTGTGGATGGCCACGGCCACCGCAACAAGCACCGGAAAGAAAATTAGCAGTGCCGCAATGGATACGGTCAGGTCGAAACATCTTTTGACGGTCATGAATCAGAGCCCCATGAAGTTCATTATGGTCGTGTTGACCTTGTTTACGTCATATTTTTCCGCCGCATATTCCAGTGATGCCTCGCCCATGGTCCGGGCAAGGTCCGGGCGGAGAATAAAGCGCTCTATGGCCTTTTCAAGCTCGGCAACATCTCTTGTCGGCACTTTGTATCCGTTGCTGCCTTCCATAACCGTTTCACGGCAGCCCGGTGCATCCGTCGTAACAATTGCCCTTCCGGTGGACATGGCCTCCAGCACGGAACGGGGCGTGCCTTCGCGGTAGGAAGGAAGCACATAAACTGTACAGCCGGCCAGCTCTTCGCGCACATCTTCCACTGGACCGGGGCATTCAATCCCCGCATCCTGCCAACGTGCGACTTCCTCCGCGCTGATGGAATCCGGTCCCGGATCGTGAGGGCCCACCAACCGGAATTCTGCATCCGGGTATTTCCGTTTCAGGCTCATTGCCGCCTCG
This window harbors:
- a CDS encoding thiamine pyrophosphate-dependent dehydrogenase E1 component subunit alpha; amino-acid sequence: MKPKYFEGYKQDNALYDFLWMLLIRRAEEKIKHLFSEGLVDGTTHLYIGQEANAVGILQPLSNEHDFVISNHRCHGHFLAFGGTLEELFGEVMGRVCGASKGFGGSQHIKGKNFFSSGIQGGFTPIACGLAYGIKLKQQDGVVVCCIGDGTLGEGVLYESMNIAALKGLPILYLVENNRYAQSTPTQRGVAGSMIERGKAFSLNASEIDSHDVGEIKEWGQKLIETTRKNSVPTWAVIHTHRLCAHSKGDDTRSQDEIYETLKFDPLDLYRTRLDEKKTIEAENIVADIIESAIEKTMTKPSPVIPQDGV
- a CDS encoding biotin/lipoyl-containing protein gives rise to the protein MTLEIKIPRLNANEDELLVSDIFVSVGDQVSEGDLLFAIESVKSSVEIDCQQAGFINQINIETGEYYEIGFLAMTISSDRNSTVQAAQQSLKQEAPPQRKEKITAKKRLEKITTLASRQMRHKENVNDGRLPVIIIGGGDHAGKLSRMIDKSFSFRVLGYVGPALDKKNTNGLEWLGTDENLAQIARSQGSFAALAAGVLAPDAMLRSKVYAQCLSLKIPLPVFVHPTAEVDPSAVLEPGVQIFANATVGANVTIKAGSIINTGAIISHDSSIGQLTHIAPGAVLAGRVAVGDRCIIGMNSTIYIGVNIPDSSIILNNSNISKDIR
- a CDS encoding transketolase C-terminal domain-containing protein, whose translation is MRVYEAINHALQSSMEENDKIILIGEDILDPYGGAFKVTKGLSSKFEERVIDTPISEQAIIGIGTGLSLQGFVPIIEIMFGDFLTLITDQIVNHVSKIRMMYGKEIPLPLIIRTPMGGRRGYGPTHSQSLEKLFFGIPGVIVVAVSSLFNPGDLLEKCIKSNSPTIFIENKVLYAKPVKVRLEEYATNIAYSKSGIPTLTLTSGIPDLTIITYGGMVEITLSAAKQLLEEEGLRAEIIIPHQLSPLYEAPILDSATKTKRAVIVEEGHAQWGWGSEVASMLTDIQMEAPVQRVGSKLAPIPACRSLEDQFLPNERSIIDAAIRTVDRSYILNK
- a CDS encoding acetyltransferase — encoded protein: MEKIIIIGAGGHGQVVAEIITLMHGVQPLCFLDDDTSLHGTELLGIPVQGGILELDKIKHDGVIIAIGDNNRRKLIFERLAAQTHFFTVIHPSAIISPSASIEKGCMILAGTVINTKAKIHKDTIINTNSIVEHHCQIGPHVHIAPGVSLGGNVTVGEETLIGIGATVLPGISIGTNSILGAGSTAIKPIPSDTIAVAYPAKKLFSKW
- a CDS encoding DegT/DnrJ/EryC1/StrS family aminotransferase, whose amino-acid sequence is MNTSKRIFLSPPHMGGSEQEYVRQAFESNFIAPLGPMVNGFEQEFAQMSGFAHCAALSSGTAALHLALRLLGVGLGDVVIASSLTFIGSVSPVTFLGAEPVFIDSDRTSWNMDPELLAEAVEEYVAKGRKPKAVIPTDLYGQCADYDRILEILEPHGIPMIVDAAESVGAQYKGRHAGKGALMAAYSFNGNKIITTSGGGLLASDDEKLIAKARWLSQQAKEPLPHYEHNEIGYNYRMSNLVAAVGRGQLEVLADRVERKREIFNFYEQKLGSVPGINFMPEAAYGKCNRWLSVMLVDRDEFGAGPDEIRNALEEQNIESRPVWKPMHLQPVFKGNRCYGTEVSEDLFNRGVCLPSGTAMTTADLNRTVEIIKGCGK
- a CDS encoding sugar transferase, whose product is MTVKRCFDLTVSIAALLIFFPVLVAVAVAIHKKMGGGIFFIQRRPGLYGKPFNIIKFKTMSDERDASGKLLPDSERLSRFGRILRSTSLDELPELINVIFGDMSLVGPRPLLMQYLDRYTPEQSRRHDVLPGITGWAQVNGRNAVSWEEKFKMDVWYVDNHTLLLDIKIIFMTVAKVFKRDGISQPGQATAQEFMGGKVDNIWKKS